A single genomic interval of Rhodothermales bacterium harbors:
- a CDS encoding LuxR C-terminal-related transcriptional regulator, translating to LGQGRPTEEIAERLNLSRKTVETYRRRAKEKLGFDTVTELLQFAIRWEQANPASSRRGS from the coding sequence CTCGGGCAGGGGCGGCCGACCGAGGAGATCGCCGAGCGGCTGAACCTCTCGCGGAAGACGGTGGAGACGTACCGGCGGCGGGCGAAGGAGAAGCTCGGGTTCGACACCGTCACCGAGCTCCTACAGTTCGCCATCCGGTGGGAGCAGGCCAACCCGGCCAGCTCGCGACGAGGCTCCTAG